The nucleotide window atttttttacaaaaataaaattgattttatatttgaatattttatataagaagatattttaatctattaattatatttggataaaataagataaaaatatttttttgtttatttattatgtaaaaaatatatttttttaaaaaaatatctttaaaaaaagatataaattacagcttttaaaaaatatattttttatattttttagtacttttatttttattattaaaaatttgttaaatatataaaaaataaaattttttttatcataccaTAATAACCCGAGAATGGATAAGTTGGATGGCAGTCTAGTAATTACTGGAAACTCCATGGGCATTCTGTAATTCAGCTCATAACCCACACACTCGTCctcctttatatatataactctGTTCCTTCGGAAcacactcttctcttctctctgcATCTTTCACTCTATGTTCCGCCGCTGAATCTTCtcatatcttttcttctttgcaCGCACGCTCGTGCTCCTCATtccgataaaaaaaaaatttatccaaaaaaaaaattataaaaagcaaaagaaaaagtaaaccAAAAAtcatcttaattttttatttttatagaattCAGTGTTTTTGGTTTCGGATTCGGTTCAAACTCTTTTTCAGAGATCCCGAACTGAACGCAGTTTCAAGGTAACAGCAAATCGCCACACGTGATCGCATTCTTCGATCcgtgtttttcttgtttttcaatcatGCATGTTCTGATCTATCTTCGTTTTTCTGTTCTCTGTTTCTGGATCTAAATTTTCCAGCTCTGAACTTTTCTCCTTAAGTTAATtatgcagaatttcagatttctttaaaTGCGTCGTGTTTTAAAAGAGTCTGTGAATGTGTAACAATGGATTTGACATTATGTTCAGaaaacttgttttttttttttaatataatttgaaatttatatatttctGTGTGTTGTGATGGTTGTAGATCGTAAGGTAGCTGTTGAAAATGGCGTCAGCAGCAGCTGGACCGGGTTGGTTCAGGGGAAGGGTGAAAGCAGTTCCTTCGGGGGACTGTTTGGTCATTGTGGCCTTGTCAAGCTCTAAGCCTGGTCGCCTTCCTGAGAAGACTCTCACTTTATCATCTCTCATTGCTCCTAGActggtaaaaaaattttacctttttttgtTTGACTTCATTGATTTAGGTGTTAACTTGTTATGctgttatgtatttatttatttggatgaatgaatttataatttatatctgaTATAAtgcttttgttaatttatttggCATTGATGCTATTTTTGCTAATTATGATATAGGCACGTAGAGGTGGTGTGGATGAGCCGTTTGCGTGGGAAAGTAGAGAGTTTCTGAGGAAGCTCTGCATTGGGAAGGTGGGAATGATGAGTTAGTTTTTGTTGTTCTGATTTTTTGTGATTGAGTGGTGTGGTTTTTTGTTATTATGATTGCCATTTATGTCCTTCTGATGaaaaattgactttttgttttgtttgatcAGGAGGTGATCTTCAAAGTTGATTACACTGTGCCTTCAATAGGTAGAGAGTTTGGGAGTGTTATGCTTGGTGACAAGAATGTTTCACTGCTGGTTGTTTCTCAAGGATGGGCAAAGGTTGGATACTGTGTGCTTTCATATGACTGTGTTTGTTTGAGTTACTTTCCGGCTGCGGGAGTTTTTACTGTTGCAATTTCATTCTTGCAGGTCAGAGAGCAGGGGCAACAGAAAGGAGAGGCGAGTCCCTACCTCGCAGAGCTGTTACAGTTGGAAGAACAAGCTAAACAAGAAGGTCTTGGTCGTTGGAGCAAGGTTTGTTTGAGTTTTCCTGTTAATGAAGGTTTCTGTTTCCtgcaaaacattaaaaattagaCTCCATCCAGTTCCTGTATGTTCTGTTGACTTGGTTTACTTGAAAGTTGAAACCAACCTGCAGTATGTTAGGCATCTGTGTTTGATGAAGTTAGCCTTTTCCTACAACCATTAATATCTCTTAAGTTAACTAAATAACAGGTTGCATGAAGTTTGTGTACTCTTGTACAAGATAATTCAGGTCTATTTTCAGAAAGAATTTATGCTTTGATATCCACTGTATCATAAGTATGATCTTCTGCTGCCAATCAAAATTAACTGGACAGAATGATGCTAGAATGAGACAGAAAATACAGACTGACGGTTCCTATCTAATTATGAAAATCTCTCGAGTACAGCATATGTGATTTTTGTTATGGCAATTGCAGGTTCCTGGCGCTGCTGAGGCATCCATCAGAAATCTTCCACCTTCCGCCCTTGGAGGGGATGATAGTAAGTTCAATGCTATGGCTTTGTTAGATGCTAAAAAGGGAGTACCTATGGAAGCAATTGTTGAGCAGGTTCGTGATGGGAGTACCCTCAGGATATATTTGCTCCCAGAATTTCAGTTTGTACAAGTTTTTGTTGCTGGAATTCAGGTATGTTTCATGAATTCTGCTCTCATTGCCAACCTTTTGTTTAGAATAAGCTGCTTAATATCCACCCTTTACATCAGGCCCCACAAATGGGAAGGAGAGCTCCATCTGAAAGTGTTGTTGAATCAGAGTTGACAACTGATGACACTAATGGTAATGGAGATGCTGCAGGGGAAACTCGAGCCCCACTTACCTCTGCCCAAAGGCTTGCAGCTTCTGCATCCATTGAAACTTCTGCTGATCCTTTTGCACATGAAGCTAAATTTTTTACTGAGATGCGGGTGTTGAATCGAGATGTGAGTAACCTTCTACAAGTTATATTCTGTTCACCATATCTGAATATTTTCTAAATTCTAAGTGGATATTCAGGTTCGCATTGTCCTGGAAGGTGTCGATAAGTACAAAAATTTGATTGGGTCAGTGTATTATTCTGATGGTGATTCAGCAAAGGACCTGGCATTGGAGCTTGTGGAAAATGTAAGTGATTTATTCGTGTAGTGATTACCATGACTTTATTATGTAGACTTGGCTTTTTGTGATATTGAAACAAGTTTGTGTTCCTTCTCTGATTttccttttgaaaaaaaaatttggtttcaTCAAAAGGGTTATGCCAAATATGTTGAGTGGAGTGCTAATATGATGGAAGAGGAGGCAAAGCGAAAGTTGAAGAATGCAGAGCTCCAGGCAAAGAAGAGCAGGTTAAGGTGTTGGACTAACTACGTTCCTCCCGTTACAAATTCAAAGGCAATTCATGACCAGAACTTTACTGGAAAGGTAAAATATTTGTCACAGCCATTTGTTTATGCCAAAAATTCAATTGCAAGTGTACATTTTTATAATATTGTTACTTGAGTCTCACAGGTGGTGGAGGTTGTGAGTGGGGACTGCATCATTGTTGCTGATGATTCCATTCCATATGGTAGTCCTCTAGCTGAAAGGAGAGTTAACCTTTCAAGTATTAGGTGTCCAAAAATGGGCAATCCTCGTCGGGATGAAAAGCCAGCTGCCTATGCCCGCGAAgcaaaggagttcttgagaacACGTCTCATTGGAAAACAAGTATGgaaatatctttttatatatcTTTGATACCATTGGTGAATTCGGTTATAATTcgtttaatctaattttttcagGTGAATGTTCAAATGGAGTATTCTAGAAAGATTGCTCCCACAGATGGATCTGCACCATCTGGGGGTGCTGATAACAGGGTGATGGATTTCGGATCAGTCTTCCTGTTGTCCAATGCAAAGcctggtggtggtgatgatgCCCCTTCATCTGCTCCACCTACTGCAAGTCAACAAACGGGGGTGAATGTTGCTGAGTTGGTAGTTGCACGTGGCTTCGGAACTGTCATTAGACATCGCGATTTTGAAGAAAGATCAAATTACTATGATGTTCTTCTTGCTGCTGAAGCACGGGCCACTTCTTCAAAGAAAGGGATCCATTCTAACAAAGATTCTCCAGTGATGCATATAACTGATTTGACCACGGTGAGAAGAATGGTTACAATTTATCTTAAATCTTGTTGTTAATCTGAAGTATACCAAACACAACTAAAATATGTTGTTTCCTTTTATCCATATTTAGTCGTCATCCAAGAAAGCCAGAGACTTCTTGCCTTTCCNNNNNNNNNNNNNNNNNNNNNNNNNNNNNNNNNNNNNNNNNNNTGTTGTGGAATATGTACTCAGTGGACACCGATTCAAATTGTTGATTCCAAAAGAAACTTGTAGTATTGCGTTTTCATTCTCTGGTGTCAGATGTCCTGGACGTGGTGAGCCATATTCAGAAGAGGCAATTGCCTTGATGAGGCGGAAGATAATGCAGAGAGATGTTGAGGTAGTTTAGTTCCTCTTTGCGCCAAACTcctttattttgctttattagtcatcaaatactttttttaactttaatgtTTGCAGATTGAGGTCGAAACTGTTGATAGAACTGGAACATTCTTGGGGTCTTTATGGGAGTCCAGGACCAATGTGGCTTTGACGCTACTTGAAGCTGGACTAGCAAAACTTCAAACTTCATTTGGAGGTGACAGAATTCCTGATTTTCACCTTCTGGAGCAAGCTGAACAATCTGCTAAGAAGAAAAAGCTTAAAGTAAGAACTGACACCCAACCATTTTTGACATTACTACAGTTCCTCCGGTGCTAGCTTATACTTATGTGAATTGTACTGCAGATCTGGGAGAATTATGTTGAAGGGGAAGAAGTATCTAATGGTGCGACACCTGTTGAAAACAAACAACAGGAAGTGCTTAAGGTGCGTAGGATATTGTGTCATTGATTagccttatttttttatttaaaaatcgtAAACAATTTGTATCATTGTTGTTCCATAGGTTATTGTCACAGAAGTCTTGGGTGGTGGCAAATTCTATGTACAAACTGTTGGAGATCAAAAGATAGCATCCATTCAGCAGCAGCTTGCATCTTTGAACCTTAAGGATGCTCCAGTGGTCGGTGCTTTCAATCCCAAGAAGGGTGACATAGTCCTTTGTCATTTTCTTGCCGATGACTCTTGGTATCGAGCAATGGTAGTTAATCGGAAACCTATTTATTCCatatctttattcttttttgAACCCTTTGCTGAATTCAAAGCATCTCAGTATGGTTTATATGGCATACCATATTTCACTTTGGCAGTTTGAACTTCGAACAATAATTTTGCTTTTAATTGAGTAACGGTGTAAAACTGATTGAAATGTGTAGGTTGTCAATACACCTCGGGGACCAGTTGAATCTCCAAAGGACAAATTTGAGGTGTTTTACATTGATTATGGTAACCAAGAAGAAGTAACATTCAGTCAGTTACGACCTCTTGATCCATCTGTTTCTTCTGCACCCGGTCTTGCTCAATTGTGCAGCCTTGCATACATTAAGGTTCCAAACTTGGAAGAGGATTTCGGCCAAGAAGCAGCCGAATATTTGAGCGAACTCACTTTGAGCAGTGGAAAAGAGTTCAGGGCCAAGGTTGAAGACAAAGATATTTCTGGTGGAAAAACTAAAGGTCAGGGTACCGGATCAGTCCTCGCAGTTACACTAGTTGCCGTGGACGCCGAGATCAGTGTTAATGCTGCTATGCTAGaggttttgtatttttctgcacatttttcattttgtcttgTTCAGAAGCAGGTGGGACAAAAAAGATAGGCAGCTAGCCCTTGATAATTTGGAGCAGTTCCAGAGTGAAGCGAAGACTAGCCGTCACGGAATTTGGCAGTATGGAGACATTCAATCTGACGATGAAGACTCCGCTCCTCCTCCAAGAAAGGCCGGCGGCCGGAGATAAGTGTAACAGAAGGTAAATTATAATATAGACATCTTCAGAGAGAACGTGGTAAGTGTTATTATAGGCATGAACATTGAGTTTTGAGGTAGAGAGGAGAATGAATATGCCATGCGGCAATACTCTGTaagttttgttttgatttttgttttttaattttatttttagataaaaggATATTCGTTTTCCATAGATGGCATAATAAGGTGCATACAGGATTCTAAAGTTATGAGA belongs to Arachis duranensis cultivar V14167 chromosome 8, aradu.V14167.gnm2.J7QH, whole genome shotgun sequence and includes:
- the LOC107463402 gene encoding ribonuclease TUDOR 1 gives rise to the protein MASAAAGPGWFRGRVKAVPSGDCLVIVALSSSKPGRLPEKTLTLSSLIAPRLARRGGVDEPFAWESREFLRKLCIGKEVIFKVDYTVPSIGREFGSVMLGDKNVSLLVVSQGWAKVREQGQQKGEASPYLAELLQLEEQAKQEGLGRWSKVPGAAEASIRNLPPSALGGDDSKFNAMALLDAKKGVPMEAIVEQVRDGSTLRIYLLPEFQFVQVFVAGIQAPQMGRRAPSESVVESELTTDDTNGNGDAAGETRAPLTSAQRLAASASIETSADPFAHEAKFFTEMRVLNRDVRIVLEGVDKYKNLIGSVYYSDGDSAKDLALELVENGYAKYVEWSANMMEEEAKRKLKNAELQAKKSRLRCWTNYVPPVTNSKAIHDQNFTGKVVEVVSGDCIIVADDSIPYGSPLAERRVNLSSIRCPKMGNPRRDEKPAAYAREAKEFLRTRLIGKQVNVQMEYSRKIAPTDGSAPSGGADNRVMDFGSVFLLSNAKPGGGDDAPSSAPPTASQQTGVNVAELVVARGFGTVIRHRDFEERSNYYDVLLAAEARATSSKKGIHSNKDSPVMHITDLTTSSSKKARDFLPFXXXXXXXXXXXXXXXVVEYVLSGHRFKLLIPKETCSIAFSFSGVRCPGRGEPYSEEAIALMRRKIMQRDVEIEVETVDRTGTFLGSLWESRTNVALTLLEAGLAKLQTSFGGDRIPDFHLLEQAEQSAKKKKLKIWENYVEGEEVSNGATPVENKQQEVLKVIVTEVLGGGKFYVQTVGDQKIASIQQQLASLNLKDAPVVGAFNPKKGDIVLCHFLADDSWYRAMVVNTPRGPVESPKDKFEVFYIDYGNQEEVTFSQLRPLDPSVSSAPGLAQLCSLAYIKVPNLEEDFGQEAAEYLSELTLSSGKEFRAKVEDKDISGGKTKGQGTGSVLAVTLVAVDAEISVNAAMLEVLSRWDKKDRQLALDNLEQFQSEAKTSRHGIWQYGDIQSDDEDSAPPPRKAGGRR